A single Camelus bactrianus isolate YW-2024 breed Bactrian camel chromosome 1, ASM4877302v1, whole genome shotgun sequence DNA region contains:
- the YBEY gene encoding endoribonuclease YbeY isoform X1: MSLVLRDLQRAVPLRRAPLRGRLQALRSVLGVRRFDLGVVCVDNERMRRVNRRYRRKDVPTDVLAFPFHEVRSALLALPACRPPVENLKAGEIPQPEFPDDYNLGDIFLGVEYIFQQCKEDEDYYDILTVTATHGLCHLLGFTHSTEAEWQKMYQKEKQVLEELSRRVGTRLQPLSRGLF; encoded by the exons ATGAGCCTGGTGCTGAGGGACCTGCAGCGGGCCGTGCCGCTCCGCCGGGCGCCGCTGCGCGGGCGGCTGCAGGCGCTCCGGAGCGTCCTGGGCGTGCGGCGCTTCGACCTGGGCGTCGTCTGCGTGGACAACGAGCGCATGCGGCGGGTTAACCGGCGCTACCGGCGGAAGGACGTCCCGACCGACGTGCTCGCGTTCCCGTTTCACGAGGTGAGGAGCGCGCTCCTcgccctgcctgcctgccgaCCTCCTGTGGAG AATCTGAAAGCAGGGGAAATTCCCCAGCCTGAATTTCCAGATGACTACAATTTGGGAGACATTTTCCTGGGAGTGGAGTATATATTCCAGCAGTGCAAGGAGGACGAGGATTACTATGACATCCTGACT GTGACTGCCACCCACGGGCTCTGTCACCTGCTGGGCTTCACACACAGCACGGAGGCCGAGTGGCAGAAG ATGTACCAGAAGGAGAAGCAGGTTCTCGAGGAGCTGAGCCGGCGCGTGGGGACCAGGCTCCAGCCCCTGAGCAGGGGCCTCTTCTGA
- the YBEY gene encoding endoribonuclease YbeY isoform X2 has protein sequence MSLVLRDLQRAVPLRRAPLRGRLQALRSVLGVRRFDLGVVCVDNERMRRVNRRYRRKDVPTDVLAFPFHENLKAGEIPQPEFPDDYNLGDIFLGVEYIFQQCKEDEDYYDILTVTATHGLCHLLGFTHSTEAEWQKMYQKEKQVLEELSRRVGTRLQPLSRGLF, from the exons ATGAGCCTGGTGCTGAGGGACCTGCAGCGGGCCGTGCCGCTCCGCCGGGCGCCGCTGCGCGGGCGGCTGCAGGCGCTCCGGAGCGTCCTGGGCGTGCGGCGCTTCGACCTGGGCGTCGTCTGCGTGGACAACGAGCGCATGCGGCGGGTTAACCGGCGCTACCGGCGGAAGGACGTCCCGACCGACGTGCTCGCGTTCCCGTTTCACGAG AATCTGAAAGCAGGGGAAATTCCCCAGCCTGAATTTCCAGATGACTACAATTTGGGAGACATTTTCCTGGGAGTGGAGTATATATTCCAGCAGTGCAAGGAGGACGAGGATTACTATGACATCCTGACT GTGACTGCCACCCACGGGCTCTGTCACCTGCTGGGCTTCACACACAGCACGGAGGCCGAGTGGCAGAAG ATGTACCAGAAGGAGAAGCAGGTTCTCGAGGAGCTGAGCCGGCGCGTGGGGACCAGGCTCCAGCCCCTGAGCAGGGGCCTCTTCTGA